DNA sequence from the Bradyrhizobium diazoefficiens genome:
TGAGTCGCCTGCGCCAACTTCATGTTCACGACGTCGGCAAGCGTCAGAACCCAGATGGTTTTCTCGGGATCGGTCAATCGCTCCTGAAAGGCGGCATCGATGAAGAACAGCCGGACCGGGCCGATGGCCTTGACGTCGGCAGTCCGGGCGCCGTTCTTTCCGGCAAGGACATGCAACAGACCCTGCTCGCCGAACATCTCGCCTTCGCCACGGAAGGTGACGCTCTGATCGTGGGCCCGGACTTCGACCTGACCACTGAGAACCAGCCAGCAGCCACTCACCCGATCCCCGCGGCGGCAGATCATGTGGTCGGGGTTATAGTCGTCGACCCGGCAGATTGGCTCGCGCAAGATCGCTGCCCGAATTAGGTCCGGCCTCGGACAATGCTGCTCGAGAAACCGCTCGAGCACTCGATCGACATTAGCGGCAAAGACCATGCTTGATTACCATTCCCGGCGCGCAGACGAGCCCGTCGGCTGATTCGCTTCCGCACCATCTGAAATACTGCTACTCCGAACATAGGAACCTGTTGCGGCGAGTCAAGGACGGGATATGCTGCTATACCGAACAAGTAAGGGCGAATTGCGTGGCTGACACCATTCGCGATCGCATTAAGGCGCTGAGAAAAAAGGCGAAATTAACCTTGGACCAGCTCGCCGACCGAGCCGGCTTGAGCAAATCCTATTTATGGGAGCTCGAGAACCGGGAGTTGCCCCGCCCGTCCGGGGAGAAATTGGCCGGGTTAGCAAGGGCGCTTGACGTGACCGTCGACTACTTGCTGGGCAACGAAAATCTCGAATCGGCGGAGGACAAGGCCTTCTTCCGCGAGTACCAGGCGATGTCGCCGGAAGCGCGCGCCCGGCTCCGCAAGCTAGCCAAGGCCCTGGACGAATAGGCCGCTCATGGACTTCGAGGGTTGGGGACCTCGGCGTTGGGCGAGCCATTTCAACCAGATGCTGAATCTGGCGAACCCGCCTGATCGATACCGTTTCGACATCGGTGCGCTCGCCATGGAGACGTCGCGCTCCCTCTTCCCGGAAGATCCCATCACCAAGGTCGGTAACGAAGAGCTCGATGGATTCGCAGGCGCATTAGTGCCGTCCGCGTCGAGGACCAGGTGGGGGATCGTGTACGGCGCCGGCCAGTCGAGGGGCCGTCGCAGGTTCACCATCGCG
Encoded proteins:
- a CDS encoding helix-turn-helix transcriptional regulator, encoding MADTIRDRIKALRKKAKLTLDQLADRAGLSKSYLWELENRELPRPSGEKLAGLARALDVTVDYLLGNENLESAEDKAFFREYQAMSPEARARLRKLAKALDE